TCCGCTCGACGCCGTCCCCGCGCAGCAGCCACAGCATTCCCTCACCGGGGACCTGGGCCGGGTGGCGCATGCCGTGTGCGCACAGCAGCCGGTTGACGGCGTCGCGCTGATTCTGCGGGTCGAACTCCCCGTACAGGGGGGTGCCGGTGAAGGGGCCGGCCCACTTCTCCCACAGCACGTCGACGTCGAAGTCGCGGTCGACCTGGTCCTCGCGGCGGCCGCCCCAGTACCGCACTCCTCCCTTCTCGCTGACGAGGACGAGCGGGTGGCGGGCGTACCGGTCGGAGCGCAGGGTCACGCCCGGGGCCTGGAGCTCTTTCACGATGCGGCCTCCAGGCTGGTGGGGGCCTGGACGTAGAAGCCGGGGCCGTGGGGGCCGTGGTGGTGGATCAGTGTGTCGTCGTGGGTCAGGTACCGGCAGGCCCGGGCCACCTGCGGGGCGTCCAGGCCGAACTCGTCGCCGAGAAGGCCGGTCGGCAGCGCGGAGCCCGCCGGGTAGAAGCCGGCGGCGACACGGTCACGGATCGTGCGCTGGAGGTCGGCGTCGGCGGGGTGCGGCTGCCCGGGGCCGAGGACGAGGACCCCGGCCATGGGCATGGTGGCCACGGCGCCTTCCCGTTCCAAGGCGCTCAGCGCCCTGTGTACCCAGTACGTCGGCGCGTCCAGTCGGCTGGCGAGGTCGGCCACGGTCCGCGCGCGGCCGATTTGCCCCGCGATCAGGGTTCCCGGCGTGCACCGGGTGGCGATGTGGCGCCGGACCGCGTGCGCCACATCGGCCTCCGCGGCTCGCCGGTCTTCGACGGCCCGGTCCCGGTCCGGCCGGCTGGGAGAGTATCTGGACTGCACGGCAGAGCCCTTTCGGGGTGGGTGGGTTGGAGACCGTCTCCCCGCCGCGCTCAGGTACAGCGGCGGGGAGACGGCGGTCGGGTGGGCCCGGACTTCGGCAGGCTCGAAGCGGGCCGGGATGCCCTACGCCGTGGCGAGGGGGCGGTGCGGGGCGATGATGCGGCCGTCGGGCAGCAGCGCACCGGTGTCCTCGAAGAGCAGGACCCCGTTGCACAACAGGCTCCAGGCCTGCTCTGCGTGGTGGGCCAGGGGCTGCGCGGCTTCCCAGTCGGGGGCTGTGGCGGGCGGGCATGCGGGCTGGTGCTGGCACATGAGGAACCTTGGGAAAAGGCCGGGCGCTGGGGGGCGGGGCGGCTGTGCCCGGCGAAGGGGGCGCAGAGGGGTGATGGGGGCCGTCTCCCCGCCGCGGCCACGTTCAGCGGCGGGGAGACGGCGGTCGGATGGGCCGGGTTTGACCGCGATCCCGGCGAAGGCCGCGGAGTTTTCTTCCGGGCTGCGGGCGTGCCGGCTCTCGCTGTGCCATCGACCGACCGCCGCCAGCCCCCGCCTCTGCTGGACGAAGTCGCCGAACAGGGCCGCGATCGCCTCGCGGGAGCGGGGACGGATACGCAGTCCGTGGTCGGCGTAGGCGCGCTCGACGTCCGGCATCGTGGCTCGGTGCCAGTGGTCGGTCAGGTGGGTGATCGACAGGGTGCTGCCGGCGGGCATCCACGCACGCAGGACGGCCAACGCCTGGTGCACGGCCGCGTCGTCGGTGCACCACGGGAGCACGTCGTGCAGGAGCACCGCGACCGGCGCGCCCGGGTCGAACGCAGAGCGCACCGCCTCACAGGCCAGGAGCTGCTCCATGGCGAGCAGGTCGGCGTAAACGGCGGTCTCAGACGGGCTGTCCTCCAGATAGGTTCTCGCGTGCGCGAACACCTCCGGGTCCCGGTCGACGTACACGGTCGTGTACTGCCGCCGGCGGTCCACTTCGTGCACGTTGCGCCACGTCGGCAGGCCGCACCCCAGATCGAGGAACTGCCGCACCCCCAGAGCCAGGGACGTCAGAACCGACCGGACGGCGAAGTCGTGGTTGATGATCGCCGCGCTCCTGATCCAGGGAGCGACCCGGCAGAGGGAGCGGGCGGCTTCACGGTCGCACTCGTAGTTCTGGACCATGCCCAACAGAAAGCTGTAGACGCGGGGCGGTTGAACCGCGTTCCAGTGCGGGCGGAGGTCCCGCGGGAAGAGGAGGGGGTACATGAGGGTCCTCGGGACAGCCCTTCGCCGGGCGCGGGGGGAGGTGAGGCTGCGCCCGGCGAAGGGGGCTCAGGGGGTGGGCACGGGCATGGGTGCGTAGTGGTCCAGGAAGTCGAGGGCGGCGAGCGCCATGCGCCGGAGGTGGACCCTGATGCCCAGGTAGTCGCCGGGCACGTCCACGTCGAGCAGCGCGCGGGCGCGGGTGATGAGGACGTCGACGTCCTGGGGCGGGGGTTCGTGTTCCGGAAGGGCGCCGATCAGCCGCATCAGGTGCCCGCGCATGCGGAGCGTGAGGACCGGCACGTCGTCCTCGTCCGGCACGGAGTCGGGGCCGAGAACCTCTTCGAGGTCCTCGAAGACCGCGTTGAGGACAGGCGTCGGAATCGACTTCCGCAGCTCTTCGAGAACGCGCAGCACCGTCGCCTCGCTCGCATCCCACACGGGGATGCGGACCTCACCCATCGGTCGTCCGCCCGCCCGCATCAGTACGGCGGTACATCCCGGCCAGCGTGTTCCGCGCCCGGGACGCCGGGAGCGTCGTCGGCGCGATGCTCCCGGGGCGCGGCTCGGGGAAGGGGAGGCCGCTCTTCGCGGCCTGCCAGGCTGCGCCGGCCGGGCGGGCCGGGAGCGGGGAGGCCGACGGTTCGGGTAACCCGGCGTGGTCGGGCTCGGACATGGGTGTCTCCAGGATCGGGGCGCGGGCTACGGGCAGGTGTGGGGCAGGGGGAGGGAGCACCAGGCGGTGCGGGTCTCGGGGGCGAAGCCGGCCTGCCCCCCGAGCTCGTCGGCGAGCAGGCCCACGATCCACAGGCCGCGGCCGCCCTCCGCGTCCAGGCCGGGATCGGCCGGCTTCGGCTGGCCGGTCCCGGAGTCCCGTACGAGCAGGCGGAGCTCCCCGCGGGTGACGAGCTGGGACAGCGTGACCGACCCGTTGCCGCCGTGCCGGATCGCGTTGGTGACCAGCTCGCTGACGATCTGGCCCGCGGTCTCCACCAGGGCGTCGAGGCCCAGGTACCGGAGCCGGGCGGCCACGATCATCCGCATGTGGCCGACCCGCCGGGTGTCGACATCCGACAGCGGCTCCCCGAGCACGCCGCCCACGTCGAAGGCGCACTGCATCAGGTCGTCCCGCCGAGTCAGACCGGCCGGTCGCTCAGGTGCCGCTTCAACCCGTAGCGGCGTGATCGTCTGCGTCATGTTCCACACCTGTCCAGGTTGGCGGTGTACGAGGTGTCGCACAGCGTCTACGCAGGGGCTCAGAAGCTGTGCCTGAGGAGAGATGGGGACCGGCCCTTCCTGCATCTCAGGGTCGGTCTGCTCTCGCCTCAACTACGGTGTCCTGAAGACCGGTTAGCTTGCAACGAGAATGCTGCTGAAATTTCAGACGGCATCAGAAGTGGACTATGCAGAGGCATGCACAGGGGGCTGCGGCCACGGCGCAGGGGTGTAAGACTCTGCGCAGGGCGGTAGTCGACCTGCACAACAACAGTGGGATGGTGCACACGTGGCGGCTCGACGAGGGGCGACTGGACGTCGTCTCGAACTCGGAATCCAGCTCCAGCAACTACGGGAGAACTGCCCTCCAGTCGAGGACGGGCGCATCAAGGGAATGACCCGGAAGGCAGCGGTGGCTGCCAAGGGACTCAAAACCCTGTCCGAGGCACAGCTGCTGCGAATCGAGAAGGGAGAGCTGAACTTCCGGCGCAACGTCGGCGACCTCAAGATCCTTCTCAAGCGGTACGGCGTCACCGATGAAGACCTGGTGGAATCCCTGGTCGAGCTCAACCGCGACGCACCTAGCGAAGACTGGCTGACGGGCTATCGCTCCTCAATGCCGACCGGCATGCCGCACTTCGTCGGCCTAGAGGCAGAAGCCGAAGCCCTGCTCGTCTACCACCCGACGATCGTTGCCGGACTCCTCCAGACCCCCGCCTACGCGCGCGCCTTGTTCGAGGTGAACCGGCCCGTGGAGGACACCACGGGCGAGTTCGTCAAAAACGGTGTCGATGTTCGGATGGAACGCAAGAAGCGCGTCCTCGAACGCG
Above is a window of Streptomyces subrutilus DNA encoding:
- a CDS encoding DUF5999 family protein, with the protein product MYPLLFPRDLRPHWNAVQPPRVYSFLLGMVQNYECDREAARSLCRVAPWIRSAAIINHDFAVRSVLTSLALGVRQFLDLGCGLPTWRNVHEVDRRRQYTTVYVDRDPEVFAHARTYLEDSPSETAVYADLLAMEQLLACEAVRSAFDPGAPVAVLLHDVLPWCTDDAAVHQALAVLRAWMPAGSTLSITHLTDHWHRATMPDVERAYADHGLRIRPRSREAIAALFGDFVQQRRGLAAVGRWHSESRHARSPEENSAAFAGIAVKPGPSDRRLPAAERGRGGETAPITPLRPLRRAQPPRPPAPGLFPRFLMCQHQPACPPATAPDWEAAQPLAHHAEQAWSLLCNGVLLFEDTGALLPDGRIIAPHRPLATA
- a CDS encoding DUF6415 family natural product biosynthesis protein, with amino-acid sequence MGEVRIPVWDASEATVLRVLEELRKSIPTPVLNAVFEDLEEVLGPDSVPDEDDVPVLTLRMRGHLMRLIGALPEHEPPPQDVDVLITRARALLDVDVPGDYLGIRVHLRRMALAALDFLDHYAPMPVPTP
- a CDS encoding ATP-binding protein; protein product: MTQTITPLRVEAAPERPAGLTRRDDLMQCAFDVGGVLGEPLSDVDTRRVGHMRMIVAARLRYLGLDALVETAGQIVSELVTNAIRHGGNGSVTLSQLVTRGELRLLVRDSGTGQPKPADPGLDAEGGRGLWIVGLLADELGGQAGFAPETRTAWCSLPLPHTCP
- a CDS encoding DUF5753 domain-containing protein, whose translation is MAARRGATGRRLELGIQLQQLRENCPPVEDGRIKGMTRKAAVAAKGLKTLSEAQLLRIEKGELNFRRNVGDLKILLKRYGVTDEDLVESLVELNRDAPSEDWLTGYRSSMPTGMPHFVGLEAEAEALLVYHPTIVAGLLQTPAYARALFEVNRPVEDTTGEFVKNGVDVRMERKKRVLEREDPPKLRVILGEAALLTPYGGPDVMADQYQEIIRLVREKHISVQVLLTAKQGYRASHDFTVMDLGSGLPPRVQTDNAWGAVSTSDKLREVNRFTRRFETMVGVALGLDDTVKYLEQLVQR